From Amycolatopsis sp. cg9, one genomic window encodes:
- a CDS encoding metal-dependent transcriptional regulator has translation MSNADEGDSVNDLIDTTEMYLRTIYELEEEGVVPLRARIAERLQQSGPTVSQTVARMERDGLVVVADDRHLQLTDHGRELAIAVMRKHRLAERLLVDVIGLEWEHVHNEACRWEHVMSEAVERKLVKLLDHPTTSPYGNPIPGLDKLGDGDPAPPAEADLVRLDEFARTGGGRVEIRRIAEHVQLDESLMTELKSVGIVPGGTVTIGKANGGTIEVTGGDTTAQVATSALHAVLAQAR, from the coding sequence ATGAGCAACGCGGACGAAGGGGACAGCGTGAACGATCTCATCGACACCACCGAGATGTACTTGCGTACGATCTACGAGCTCGAAGAAGAAGGTGTCGTTCCGCTGCGCGCCCGCATCGCCGAGCGCCTGCAGCAGAGCGGCCCGACCGTGAGCCAGACCGTCGCCCGGATGGAACGCGACGGACTGGTCGTGGTCGCCGACGACCGGCACCTCCAGCTGACCGACCACGGCCGCGAACTGGCCATCGCCGTCATGCGCAAGCACCGCCTGGCCGAGCGCCTCCTCGTCGACGTGATCGGGCTCGAGTGGGAGCACGTGCACAACGAGGCGTGCCGGTGGGAGCACGTGATGAGCGAAGCCGTCGAGCGCAAGCTGGTCAAGCTGCTCGACCACCCGACCACCTCCCCGTACGGCAACCCGATCCCGGGCCTGGACAAGCTGGGCGACGGCGACCCCGCGCCGCCGGCCGAGGCCGACCTCGTCCGGCTCGACGAGTTCGCCCGCACCGGTGGCGGCCGCGTCGAGATCCGGCGCATCGCCGAGCACGTCCAGCTGGACGAGTCGCTGATGACCGAGCTCAAGTCGGTCGGCATCGTGCCGGGCGGCACGGTCACCATCGGCAAGGCCAACGGCGGCACCATCGAGGTCACCGGCGGGGACACCACCGCCCAGGTCGCCACCTCCGCGCTGCACGCCGTCCTGGCGCAGGCCAGGTGA
- a CDS encoding sulfurtransferase, whose product MRPLISTTDLAAALAGPAAERPVVLDVRWRLAGPPGAESYAAGHIPGAVFVDLDRALAAEPGEGGRHPLPTPADLQRDLRAAGVRTGHPVVAYDDADGSVAARAWWLLRWAGHEEVAVLDGGYAAWSAEEHPVSIEPADPAPGDITVHPGAMPVLDADEAAALARDGLLLDARATPRYAGETEPVDPRAGHIPGAVNAPFSGHIADNGRWHASAELAARFADLGLRPGEPVAAYCGSGVTASSVVLALELAGHPGAGLYAGSWSHWSRNPDRPAATGPLPG is encoded by the coding sequence ATGCGTCCGCTGATCAGCACCACCGACCTCGCCGCCGCGCTGGCGGGCCCGGCCGCCGAACGGCCCGTCGTCCTCGACGTCCGCTGGCGGCTCGCCGGCCCGCCCGGCGCCGAGTCCTACGCGGCGGGCCACATCCCCGGCGCGGTGTTCGTCGACCTCGACCGAGCCCTCGCGGCCGAGCCGGGCGAAGGCGGCCGCCACCCCCTGCCCACCCCGGCCGACCTGCAGCGCGACCTGCGCGCGGCGGGCGTGCGGACAGGTCACCCGGTGGTGGCCTACGACGACGCCGACGGCTCGGTGGCGGCCCGCGCGTGGTGGCTGCTGCGCTGGGCGGGCCACGAAGAGGTGGCGGTCCTCGACGGCGGTTACGCGGCGTGGTCGGCCGAAGAACACCCGGTCAGCATCGAGCCGGCGGACCCGGCCCCGGGCGACATCACCGTCCACCCGGGCGCGATGCCGGTCCTCGACGCGGACGAAGCAGCCGCCCTGGCCCGCGACGGCCTCCTCCTCGACGCCCGGGCAACCCCGCGCTACGCGGGCGAGACGGAACCGGTCGACCCGCGCGCGGGCCACATCCCGGGCGCGGTGAACGCCCCCTTCTCCGGCCACATCGCCGACAACGGCCGCTGGCACGCCTCGGCGGAGCTGGCAGCGCGCTTCGCGGACCTGGGCCTGCGCCCAGGCGAGCCGGTCGCCGCCTACTGCGGCTCAGGGGTGACGGCGAGTTCGGTGGTACTGGCCCTGGAACTGGCCGGCCACCCGGGCGCAGGCCTGTACGCGGGCTCCTGGTCCCACTGGTCCCGCAACCCCGACCGCCCCGCGGCGACAGGCCCCCTGCCCGGCTGA